The Verrucomicrobiota bacterium genomic interval TTGAATGCCCCCGAACGCGAGGAAGCGTGCCTGAGAAAACTCCTTTCCCGCCGCGTGGACGGGTTGTTCATTTCGCCCGTGTATCGGCTGGCGCCCACGGCTCCCATTTACGAAGAGATCCGGAAGAACCGAACGCCGACGGTGATTCTAGGACAACGGGCGCCGTTCTGCAGTCCGTTTCCGAACGTGGCGGGAGACGATCTGCCCGCCAGTTACTCAGCCACGAAACACCTTCTGGAACTCGGCCATCGGCGCATCGCGTTCTTCGCCGGCCTCGCGGCTGCGCCCTGGTCTCAGGAACGCTCCGAGGGGTATCGCCGCGCCCTGCGCGAAGCCGGCCTGAACGTGGAAGACCGCTTGATCTTCACTTCGGGTGGGAGCATCGAAGACGGCGAAAAAGCGGCGCTGCAAATGCTCCAGGAATGCACCGACGTGACCGCGGTTCAGACCGCGAGCGATTTGGCGGCGATCGGCGCGGCCAACGTGTTTCTTTCACAAGGATTGAGAATACCCCAGGACATTTCCGTGGTCGGATTCGGCAACATTCTAGTCAGCGAACATTTCAAGGTGCCGCTGACGACTCTCCGGC includes:
- a CDS encoding LacI family transcriptional regulator, which encodes MVRLKDIAVRAGVSVMTVSKVMRDASDISAATKARIRSLAEEMGYVPDSLAQGLRTRTTKLFGLVIPAITNPIFARMARAIEERAHENGYDLILAHTLNAPEREEACLRKLLSRRVDGLFISPVYRLAPTAPIYEEIRKNRTPTVILGQRAPFCSPFPNVAGDDLPASYSATKHLLELGHRRIAFFAGLAAAPWSQERSEGYRRALREAGLNVEDRLIFTSGGSIEDGEKAALQMLQECTDVTAVQTASDLAAIGAANVFLSQGLRIPQDISVVGFGNILVSEHFKVPLTTLRQPKFRLGVAAMESMQKLLKGERAEDKRLPATIVIRASTGPAPAKP